Proteins from a genomic interval of Blastocatellia bacterium:
- the bamA gene encoding outer membrane protein assembly factor BamA, giving the protein MKRLFFMAAMPIIVTLALFTQSALAQDQSRVEDVEIRGNRAIPTDTIRLYIQTKRDDLYSDAQVQRDFQAVLGQGFFDEFESRVFKEEGPRGGIVVVFYVKERPVIRDITYDGLKSVQESDVIQRFRERRVQVSKESRYDPVTVENAKKVLQELLAEKGKPNAQIDDQVEEISATTVAVNFVVNEGQRVRIVKINFEGNQVFSDRKLRKSMKLVKQSSFLTTFNSKDIYDKRKLDEDLQRVRIFLGEKGYIRPQIGEPQLENVGKVGKPIPIFGRKGEGVKVEIPINEGKRYNFGKINVEGNSLYNNDLILAVTGMKSGEVASAKVIREGVFERLRKLYGRAGYIQATTDLQQNFNDADDTVDFTIVIDEGKPFTIRRLEFAGNTITRDTVMRREVLVNEGDLYNQELFDLSRLRLNQLGYFEEVKEEDVQIQTDDRSGFVDLLVKVKEKGRQQISFTGGVSGIGGSFIGITYSTNNLFGYGESLSFDVQAGNRQRNFSISFTEPYLKGRPISAGISVFTSKLKFFSGGLNNGFDGSTIGSVFGNNFDDALFTRTTTGFSVNFTAPLTYFIPRKYIKYTRFTRVGLSYGLSSSKVIDPPANRDADMANDIFVSFTQPNITTSTITPTINYNTLNSPIDPTTGMSLAASFAFSGLGGDVKVFFPSVEVKYFTPILKREKPHVLGMRFSFQKVSSFGGSPATNSLAFIGGVPIFNRFFLGGEDSLRGYNVRSISPLAQVDRFFTATDVQAVELGTNKVLKVLKPGRRLRGVEATVLNKFTFNNRLVSNQSFPEFTPIGGDTQILYNLEYRLPIAGPLTMALFADAGTAFNTSNDEDQSLVSNPFRTVVPDDPSSFFPQTVFILNPRGLVATQKEVDDARTPETPLTALPKGFRFVTFQGQVTNTSVVRVNNAISGIGQNFRSSLGAELRVQVPVVGVPFRLIFAYNPNARTNRNDPRQIFIEQKRVIRFSIGRTF; this is encoded by the coding sequence ATGAAGCGGTTGTTTTTTATGGCAGCAATGCCGATCATAGTAACTTTAGCCTTATTTACTCAATCTGCATTAGCTCAAGACCAATCACGAGTTGAAGATGTAGAAATTCGTGGTAATCGTGCAATCCCAACAGATACTATCCGCCTTTATATTCAAACAAAAAGAGATGATTTATATAGCGATGCTCAAGTACAACGAGATTTTCAAGCTGTACTTGGACAAGGGTTTTTTGATGAATTTGAAAGCCGTGTTTTCAAAGAAGAAGGCCCGCGTGGTGGCATAGTAGTTGTTTTTTATGTTAAAGAACGTCCTGTTATTCGGGATATTACTTATGATGGGCTAAAATCAGTCCAAGAATCAGATGTTATTCAGCGTTTTCGAGAACGCCGGGTTCAAGTCTCTAAAGAATCCCGTTATGACCCAGTAACAGTAGAAAATGCTAAGAAAGTCTTACAGGAACTTTTAGCAGAAAAAGGTAAACCAAACGCTCAAATAGATGATCAAGTTGAGGAAATTTCTGCTACTACTGTGGCTGTTAACTTTGTAGTTAATGAAGGTCAAAGAGTTAGAATTGTTAAAATTAACTTTGAAGGTAATCAAGTTTTTTCTGACCGTAAATTAAGAAAATCTATGAAGCTAGTAAAACAATCTAGCTTTCTTACTACTTTTAACTCTAAAGATATATATGATAAACGCAAATTAGATGAAGATCTGCAAAGAGTCAGAATCTTTCTAGGTGAAAAAGGTTATATTCGCCCTCAAATAGGCGAACCTCAATTAGAAAATGTTGGAAAAGTTGGTAAACCAATACCTATTTTTGGCCGCAAAGGTGAAGGCGTTAAAGTAGAAATTCCTATTAATGAAGGAAAACGCTATAACTTTGGCAAAATTAATGTTGAAGGTAACTCACTCTATAATAATGACTTAATTTTAGCTGTTACTGGAATGAAATCTGGTGAAGTCGCTTCAGCTAAAGTTATTCGTGAAGGTGTGTTTGAACGTTTACGTAAACTTTATGGTAGAGCAGGTTATATTCAAGCTACTACAGATTTACAGCAAAATTTTAATGATGCAGATGATACAGTAGATTTTACTATTGTAATTGATGAGGGTAAACCCTTTACTATCCGCCGTTTAGAATTTGCTGGCAATACAATCACTCGTGATACTGTAATGCGTCGGGAAGTATTAGTTAATGAAGGCGATCTCTATAACCAAGAACTTTTTGACCTTAGTCGTTTACGTCTTAACCAATTAGGCTATTTTGAAGAAGTTAAAGAAGAAGATGTGCAAATACAAACCGATGATAGAAGTGGTTTTGTTGACCTACTTGTAAAAGTAAAAGAAAAAGGTCGTCAACAAATCTCTTTTACAGGTGGCGTTTCTGGTATTGGTGGAAGTTTTATAGGAATTACCTATTCAACCAATAACTTGTTTGGTTATGGTGAATCTCTATCTTTTGATGTTCAAGCTGGTAATAGACAAAGAAATTTTTCTATTAGTTTTACTGAACCTTACTTAAAAGGCCGCCCAATTAGTGCTGGGATTTCAGTTTTTACCAGTAAGCTAAAATTCTTTAGCGGAGGCTTAAATAATGGTTTTGATGGCTCAACTATAGGATCTGTATTTGGTAATAATTTTGATGATGCTCTCTTTACCCGTACCACAACAGGGTTTAGCGTAAATTTTACAGCACCATTAACTTATTTTATTCCTAGAAAATATATCAAATATACTCGGTTTACTCGTGTAGGCTTAAGTTATGGGCTTAGTTCTTCTAAAGTTATTGACCCACCAGCTAACCGAGATGCTGATATGGCTAATGATATTTTTGTATCATTTACTCAACCAAATATTACTACTAGTACAATTACCCCGACTATTAACTATAATACTCTTAACAGCCCTATTGATCCGACTACAGGTATGAGCTTAGCCGCTTCATTTGCCTTTAGTGGTTTAGGCGGAGATGTTAAGGTCTTCTTCCCTTCAGTTGAAGTAAAATACTTTACTCCTATATTAAAACGAGAAAAACCCCATGTATTAGGCATGAGATTTTCTTTCCAAAAAGTGTCTTCCTTTGGAGGTTCTCCTGCAACCAATTCACTAGCTTTTATAGGCGGTGTTCCAATCTTTAATCGCTTCTTCTTAGGCGGTGAAGATTCCTTGCGCGGTTATAATGTTCGTTCAATTTCTCCTTTAGCCCAAGTTGACCGCTTCTTTACTGCAACAGATGTTCAAGCTGTAGAACTTGGTACTAATAAAGTGTTAAAGGTCTTAAAACCTGGAAGACGTTTACGAGGTGTTGAAGCTACTGTACTAAATAAGTTTACTTTTAATAATAGACTAGTAAGCAATCAAAGTTTTCCAGAATTTACCCCTATTGGAGGCGATACACAAATACTCTATAATCTTGAGTATAGATTGCCTATAGCCGGGCCTCTAACAATGGCTTTATTTGCTGATGCTGGAACTGCTTTTAATACTAGTAACGATGAAGACCAAAGCTTAGTGTCAAATCCTTTTAGAACTGTTGTTCCTGATGATCCTTCATCCTTCTTCCCACAAACAGTGTTTATTCTTAATCCTCGTGGATTAGTTGCTACTCAAAAAGAAGTTGATGATGCTCGTACTCCTGAAACACCTTTGACAGCTTTGCCAAAAGGGTTTCGTTTTGTTACTTTCCAAGGACAAGTTACTAATACTTCTGTAGTTAGAGTAAATAATGCAATTAGTGGCATTGGTCAAAACTTCCGTAGCTCTTTAGGTGCTGAACTTCGGGTTCAAGTTCCTGTTGTTGGTGTACCTTTCCGGCTTATTTTTGCTTATAACCCAAATGCTAGAACTAATCGTAATGACCCACGTCAAATCTTTATTGAACAAAAACGAGTCATTCGCTTTAGCATTGGACGTACTTTCTAA
- a CDS encoding ATP-dependent Clp protease ATP-binding subunit translates to MFERYTEKARRVIFFARYEASQFGAPAIEAEHILLGLMREDKGLTNRFFRHSQASIESIRKEIEGRTILREKVSTSVDLPLSPEAKRVLAYAAEESERLQHRHIGTEHLLLGLLREEKSVAAEILHERGLRLNAIRDELTRSSSNERHAAQKKETPHLAEFSRDLTEAALQGQLDPLVGRANEIERVVQILCRRTKNNPVLIGEPGVGKTAIVEGLAQRIMSGDVPSFLADKRILALDLSLVVAGTKYRGQFEERLKTIMRELVENPQYIVFIDELHTLVGAGSAEGSLDAANILKPALSRGEIQCIGATTPAEFRKSIEKDRSLERRFQAVKVPAPDEKEAVGVLEGVKERYESFHKVRYEQDAIEAAVYQSNRYIPDRFLPDKAIDIIDEAGARVKLRYSQNANSYELVRTARSYNNRSFYEQEINEFDSRHVVTKDDIEDVIARWTGIPVSSLKEEEMQKLLRIEAELHKRIVSQKKAISAVARAIRRSRAGLKSPFRPVGSFLFLGPTGVGKTEVARSLAEFLFASERAMIRFDMSEFMEKHSVSKLIGSPPGYVGHEEGGQLTERIKRNPYSVLLFDEIEKAHPDVFNILLQVFEDGQLSDSIGNTIDFKNTIIIMTSNIGARFIQKRGHMGFQASTETQNEKIEEEVMGAVRQTFNPEFINRLDEIIVFDPLTEDDLMQVVGMLLGQMNKTLERKRLAVNITDDAKRWLLQKTCSDRSYGARPLRRALQRYVEDPLSEAVIQGRFSEGSNIEIYLENAELQYRLVDVEETDPLLTH, encoded by the coding sequence ATGTTTGAAAGATATACAGAAAAAGCTCGTCGGGTTATCTTTTTTGCTCGCTATGAAGCGAGTCAGTTTGGTGCCCCAGCAATTGAAGCTGAACATATACTTTTAGGCTTAATGCGTGAAGATAAAGGTCTTACCAATAGATTTTTCCGCCACTCTCAAGCCTCTATAGAATCTATTCGTAAGGAAATTGAAGGCCGTACAATTTTGCGAGAAAAAGTTTCTACCTCTGTAGATTTACCTCTTTCTCCTGAAGCAAAACGAGTTTTGGCCTATGCTGCTGAAGAATCTGAACGCTTACAGCACCGTCATATTGGCACAGAGCATTTATTATTAGGTTTGTTACGGGAAGAGAAAAGTGTAGCCGCAGAAATACTACATGAAAGAGGCTTACGCCTTAACGCTATTCGAGATGAGTTAACACGCTCTAGTAGCAATGAGCGTCATGCTGCTCAAAAGAAAGAAACTCCTCATTTAGCTGAATTTAGCCGAGATTTAACCGAAGCAGCCCTACAAGGTCAGTTAGATCCATTAGTTGGACGTGCTAATGAAATTGAAAGAGTTGTACAAATCTTGTGCCGTCGAACTAAAAATAATCCTGTGTTAATTGGTGAACCTGGGGTTGGTAAAACCGCTATTGTTGAAGGGTTAGCACAGCGCATTATGTCGGGCGATGTTCCTTCATTTTTAGCCGATAAAAGAATTTTGGCTCTAGACCTTTCTTTAGTTGTTGCAGGTACTAAATATCGTGGACAATTTGAAGAACGCTTAAAAACTATTATGCGTGAACTTGTAGAAAATCCACAATATATAGTATTTATTGATGAGCTACATACTTTAGTTGGTGCAGGCTCGGCTGAAGGTTCACTAGATGCTGCTAATATCTTAAAACCTGCTCTTTCTCGTGGTGAAATTCAATGTATTGGAGCAACTACTCCGGCAGAATTTCGTAAGTCAATAGAAAAGGATCGTTCCTTAGAACGTCGTTTTCAAGCTGTAAAAGTCCCTGCACCAGATGAAAAAGAAGCTGTAGGTGTTTTAGAAGGTGTAAAAGAACGCTATGAATCTTTCCATAAAGTTCGCTATGAGCAAGATGCAATAGAAGCAGCCGTATATCAATCAAACCGTTATATTCCAGACCGATTTTTACCAGATAAAGCAATTGACATTATTGATGAAGCAGGTGCAAGGGTAAAACTTCGTTACTCACAAAATGCTAATTCTTATGAGTTAGTTAGAACTGCGCGTTCTTATAATAACCGATCTTTTTATGAGCAAGAAATAAATGAATTTGATTCCCGCCATGTAGTTACTAAAGATGACATAGAAGATGTTATTGCTCGTTGGACAGGCATTCCAGTTTCTTCACTTAAAGAAGAAGAAATGCAAAAACTTCTTAGAATTGAAGCAGAACTTCATAAAAGGATTGTTTCTCAGAAAAAAGCTATTTCCGCAGTAGCAAGAGCAATTCGGCGTAGTCGCGCAGGACTAAAAAGTCCTTTTCGTCCTGTAGGTAGCTTTTTATTTTTAGGCCCAACCGGTGTTGGTAAAACCGAAGTTGCACGCTCGTTAGCTGAATTTCTTTTTGCTAGTGAACGGGCAATGATTCGTTTTGATATGTCTGAATTTATGGAAAAACACTCGGTTTCTAAGCTTATAGGCTCGCCTCCCGGTTATGTTGGACACGAAGAAGGCGGACAACTTACGGAAAGGATTAAACGTAATCCTTATTCGGTACTTTTATTTGATGAAATAGAAAAAGCTCATCCTGATGTCTTTAATATCCTATTACAAGTTTTTGAAGATGGGCAACTCTCTGATTCTATTGGGAATACAATAGATTTCAAAAATACAATCATTATTATGACTTCTAATATTGGAGCGCGTTTTATCCAAAAACGTGGTCATATGGGTTTTCAAGCTTCTACAGAAACTCAAAATGAAAAAATAGAAGAAGAAGTAATGGGAGCAGTCCGCCAAACCTTTAATCCAGAGTTTATTAACCGTTTAGATGAAATTATTGTATTTGATCCACTAACAGAAGATGATTTAATGCAAGTAGTAGGTATGCTTTTAGGACAAATGAACAAAACTTTAGAGCGAAAACGATTAGCAGTAAATATTACTGATGATGCTAAACGTTGGTTATTGCAAAAAACTTGTTCAGATCGTTCTTATGGTGCGCGTCCTCTTAGACGAGCCTTACAACGCTATGTTGAAGATCCGCTTTCTGAAGCAGTAATTCAAGGCCGATTTAGTGAAGGTTCAAATATAGAAATTTATTTAGAAAATGCAGAACTTCAATATCGCTTAGTAGATGTAGAGGAAACCGATCCTTTACTAACACACTAA
- a CDS encoding ABC transporter permease, which yields MRYEFFIALRYLRAKRRQAVLSVITLISMLGIMVGVWALVIVLSFQSGMEQDLQNKILGGTAHLNLLREDESAFNNPDELISKVVEVSGVKAAAATLYTGVYLNGAIDSRGAIVKAVDLTAKNEANEIFQTITQGSIDGLKSNETGEEGIILGAELATDLGVKLGETITIISSEGRLTPAGLAPRQKVFTIVGIFKSGLYEYDSNWGYISLDAMKELISNQQPTQVIQIKLTDIYQVKEIAAQILASVGPGYKTKDWQQLNQPVFAALNLQRLGFLVGIGLIILVAALNIITTLIMMVVEKNRDIAILMSMGATRRSILIIFILQGLIIGIVGMTVGIIAGVLASHFANQYQLIQLDPKIYSISYLPF from the coding sequence GTGCGTTATGAGTTTTTTATTGCCTTACGCTACTTGCGGGCAAAACGTCGTCAAGCCGTTTTGTCTGTGATTACATTAATTTCTATGCTAGGGATTATGGTTGGTGTTTGGGCATTAGTTATAGTTTTATCTTTTCAAAGTGGAATGGAACAAGACCTACAAAATAAAATTCTTGGAGGTACTGCACACCTTAATTTGCTTCGTGAAGATGAAAGCGCGTTTAATAATCCAGATGAACTAATTAGTAAGGTTGTAGAAGTTTCAGGTGTTAAGGCTGCTGCTGCTACGCTTTATACAGGAGTTTACTTAAATGGCGCAATAGATTCACGGGGTGCGATTGTTAAAGCTGTAGACCTAACAGCTAAAAATGAAGCTAATGAAATTTTCCAAACCATTACACAAGGCTCAATTGATGGCCTAAAATCTAATGAAACCGGCGAAGAAGGCATTATTTTAGGCGCAGAACTAGCAACAGATTTAGGTGTAAAACTAGGTGAAACTATTACTATTATTTCATCCGAAGGACGGCTTACACCAGCCGGATTAGCTCCTCGTCAAAAAGTTTTTACTATAGTTGGAATTTTTAAGTCAGGTCTCTATGAATATGATTCCAATTGGGGCTATATCTCGCTAGATGCAATGAAAGAACTGATTTCTAACCAACAACCTACCCAGGTTATTCAAATAAAATTAACAGATATTTATCAAGTAAAAGAAATTGCTGCTCAAATTTTAGCTAGTGTTGGCCCAGGCTATAAAACCAAAGATTGGCAACAACTTAATCAACCTGTTTTTGCTGCTCTAAATTTACAACGACTAGGCTTTTTAGTTGGAATTGGCTTGATTATATTAGTTGCAGCCTTAAATATCATCACTACTTTAATAATGATGGTAGTAGAAAAAAACCGAGATATCGCTATTCTAATGAGTATGGGAGCAACTCGACGAAGTATTTTAATAATTTTTATCCTTCAAGGTTTAATTATTGGCATTGTAGGTATGACAGTAGGTATTATTGCAGGTGTTTTGGCTAGCCATTTTGCCAATCAATATCAATTAATCCAACTTGACCCAAAAATTTACTCAATTTCTTATCTTCCTTTTTAA
- a CDS encoding ROK family protein — protein sequence MQKRTKKSSAKSTDVVTNVTEVETVETEPSAETVVEAAVIVDSPTEASSEEVIAEVVAEGPVSENSDAAPVGPRTLSIDIGGSGVKMMVLDENGVPLTERARRDTPQPAKPQPIVDVIIELANAQPVSFDRISVGFPGVVHDGVVYTAPNLDPDWRGYDLAGTLAQVLGKPARVANDADVQGYGAIEGRGVELVLTLGTGLGSALFVDGRLVPNLELAHHPFRKDCTYEEQLGRIALDKAGKKKWNKRVKTAIELLARIINYRALYIGGGNAKKLEGDLPTNVKTVSNEAGILGGIALWRY from the coding sequence ATGCAAAAAAGAACCAAAAAATCATCCGCTAAATCTACAGATGTTGTTACTAATGTAACTGAAGTTGAAACTGTTGAAACTGAACCGTCAGCAGAAACAGTAGTAGAAGCAGCCGTTATTGTTGATAGCCCTACAGAAGCATCATCAGAAGAAGTTATTGCTGAAGTAGTAGCTGAAGGCCCTGTTTCTGAAAATAGTGATGCTGCACCAGTTGGGCCAAGAACATTATCAATAGATATTGGCGGTAGTGGCGTTAAAATGATGGTGCTTGATGAAAATGGTGTACCGCTAACAGAACGCGCTCGACGTGATACCCCACAACCTGCTAAACCTCAACCAATTGTAGATGTAATTATAGAACTAGCTAACGCTCAACCAGTAAGTTTTGACCGTATTTCAGTTGGTTTTCCTGGTGTTGTTCATGATGGAGTTGTTTATACAGCACCTAATCTAGATCCAGACTGGCGCGGTTATGATTTGGCTGGAACTTTAGCTCAAGTATTAGGCAAACCTGCTAGAGTTGCTAATGATGCCGATGTTCAAGGCTATGGAGCAATTGAAGGTAGAGGTGTTGAATTAGTCCTTACACTTGGCACAGGTCTTGGATCAGCACTTTTTGTTGATGGTCGCTTAGTTCCCAATTTAGAGCTAGCACATCATCCTTTCCGTAAAGATTGCACCTATGAAGAACAATTAGGCCGCATAGCATTAGATAAAGCAGGCAAGAAGAAATGGAATAAACGAGTCAAAACTGCTATTGAACTTTTAGCAAGAATCATCAATTACCGCGCGCTTTATATTGGTGGTGGTAATGCTAAGAAACTAGAAGGTGACTTACCTACAAATGTAAAAACTGTTAGTAATGAAGCTGGCATTTTAGGCGGTATCGCGCTATGGCGATATTAA